The following proteins are encoded in a genomic region of Mycobacterium sp. 155:
- a CDS encoding PQQ-dependent sugar dehydrogenase, whose amino-acid sequence MESRRRISVVAAVVCAVMLAGSGCARFNAAQSEPFTTEPQMGPPPSSSPPPPPPLPAKPFPKACPAPGVMQGCLDTTSGLIMGPDSQSALVAERLTGAVKEVSTKAEPKVKLVIPVDPTGDGGLLDIVLSPTYSQDRLMYAYISTPTDNRVVRIANTDPPKPILTGIPKGATGNTGSLIFTSPTTLLVQTGDAGDPAAAADPASLAGKVLRIEQPTTVNQAPVTTALSGLGAGGGMCVDPADGSLYVTDRTPTADRLQRITKDSKVSTVWTWPDKPGVAGCAALDGTVLVNLVNTKQTVAVRLAKDTGAVTGEPEVLRDNTRGHAWALQLSPDGNVWGATVNRTAGDAEKLDDVVFPLFPQGGGFPRSNADKT is encoded by the coding sequence ATGGAATCGCGTCGGCGGATATCGGTGGTGGCCGCCGTTGTGTGTGCCGTGATGTTGGCCGGCTCGGGATGTGCCCGGTTCAACGCGGCCCAGTCGGAGCCGTTCACCACCGAACCTCAGATGGGCCCGCCGCCGTCATCGTCGCCCCCACCCCCACCGCCGCTGCCCGCCAAACCATTTCCCAAGGCATGTCCTGCACCCGGGGTGATGCAAGGCTGCCTCGACACCACCAGCGGGTTGATCATGGGTCCCGACAGCCAGTCGGCGCTCGTCGCGGAACGCCTCACCGGCGCCGTCAAAGAGGTGTCCACCAAGGCCGAACCGAAGGTCAAGCTGGTCATCCCCGTCGACCCGACCGGGGACGGCGGCCTGCTCGATATCGTCCTGTCGCCCACGTACTCCCAGGACCGGCTGATGTACGCCTATATCAGCACGCCGACCGACAACCGCGTCGTGCGCATCGCCAACACCGACCCGCCCAAGCCGATCCTGACCGGAATCCCCAAAGGCGCGACCGGCAACACGGGGTCGCTGATCTTCACCAGTCCCACCACCCTGCTGGTACAGACCGGCGACGCGGGTGACCCGGCCGCGGCGGCCGACCCGGCTTCGCTCGCGGGCAAGGTGCTGCGCATCGAACAGCCCACGACGGTCAACCAGGCCCCGGTGACCACAGCGCTGAGCGGCTTGGGCGCCGGCGGCGGAATGTGCGTCGATCCCGCCGACGGGTCGCTGTACGTCACCGACCGCACCCCGACCGCCGATCGGCTGCAGCGCATCACCAAAGACTCCAAGGTGTCGACGGTGTGGACCTGGCCGGACAAGCCGGGGGTGGCCGGATGCGCAGCACTCGACGGCACCGTGCTGGTCAACCTGGTTAACACCAAGCAGACCGTCGCGGTGCGGCTGGCCAAGGACACCGGCGCGGTCACCGGGGAGCCCGAGGTGCTTCGGGACAACACCCGCGGCCACGCCTGGGCACTGCAGCTCTCACCCGACGGCAACGTGTGGGGCGCGACGGTTAACCGGACCGCGGGCGACGCCGAGAAACTCGACGACGTCGTCTTCCCACTGTTCCCACAGGGCGGTGGCTTCCCCCGCAGCAACGCCGACAAGACCTGA
- the gatB gene encoding Asp-tRNA(Asn)/Glu-tRNA(Gln) amidotransferase subunit GatB, translating into MSVAAELLDYDDVLAAYEPVMGMEVHVELSTATKMFCGCANRFGAEPNTQVCPACLGLPGSLPVLNEAAVESAIRVGLALNCQIAPWGRFARKNYFYPDQPKNYQISQYDEPIAVNGYLDVPLDDGSTFRVEIERAHMEEDTGKLTHLGSDTGRIAGATTSLADYNRAGVPLIEIVTRPIEGTGERAPEIARAYVTALRDLLRALDVSDVRMDQGSMRCDSNVSLKLKGAPEFGTRTETKNVNSLKSVEVAVRYEMRRQAAVLQAGGTVTQETRHFHEDGYTTAGRSKETAQDYRYFPEPDLEPVAPSAELVDRLRTTIPELPWLARKRIQQEWGISDEVMRDLVNAGAVELVAATVAHGASSEGARAWWGNFLVQKANETGVAVSDLPITPAQVAAVLKLVDDGKLSTKLARQVVEGVLAGEGEPEQVMNDRGLALVRDDSLIQAAVDEALAANPGIAEKIRGGKVQAAGAVVGAVMKATKGSADAARVRELVLAACGQG; encoded by the coding sequence ATGTCTGTTGCCGCGGAACTTCTTGACTACGACGACGTGCTCGCCGCCTATGAGCCCGTGATGGGTATGGAGGTGCACGTCGAACTCTCCACGGCGACCAAGATGTTCTGTGGCTGCGCCAACCGCTTCGGTGCCGAGCCCAACACCCAGGTGTGCCCTGCGTGCCTCGGCCTGCCGGGGTCCCTGCCGGTACTCAACGAGGCCGCGGTGGAGTCGGCGATCCGCGTCGGGCTCGCGTTGAACTGCCAGATTGCACCGTGGGGCCGGTTCGCCCGCAAGAACTACTTCTATCCCGATCAGCCGAAGAACTACCAGATCTCGCAGTATGACGAGCCGATCGCGGTCAACGGCTATCTCGACGTTCCGCTCGACGACGGCAGCACCTTCCGGGTGGAGATCGAACGCGCGCACATGGAGGAGGACACCGGCAAGCTGACCCACCTGGGCAGTGACACCGGACGGATCGCCGGGGCCACGACATCGCTGGCCGACTACAACCGTGCCGGGGTTCCGCTGATCGAGATCGTCACGAGACCGATCGAGGGAACCGGTGAACGCGCGCCGGAGATCGCGCGCGCCTACGTCACCGCGCTGCGGGACCTGTTGCGCGCCCTGGACGTCTCCGACGTGCGGATGGATCAGGGGTCGATGCGCTGCGACTCGAACGTGTCGCTGAAGCTTAAGGGCGCACCGGAGTTCGGCACCCGGACCGAGACCAAGAACGTCAACTCGCTCAAGAGTGTCGAGGTCGCGGTGCGCTACGAGATGCGTCGGCAGGCAGCCGTGCTGCAGGCGGGCGGGACCGTGACGCAGGAGACCCGCCACTTCCACGAGGACGGTTACACCACCGCGGGCCGCAGCAAGGAGACCGCGCAGGACTATCGCTACTTCCCTGAGCCCGACCTCGAACCCGTCGCTCCGAGCGCCGAGTTGGTGGACCGGCTGCGGACCACCATACCCGAGCTCCCGTGGTTGGCGCGCAAGCGAATTCAGCAAGAGTGGGGTATCTCCGACGAGGTGATGCGCGATCTGGTCAATGCCGGCGCCGTCGAACTCGTCGCCGCTACTGTCGCGCACGGCGCGTCCAGCGAGGGTGCGCGTGCATGGTGGGGCAACTTCCTGGTGCAGAAGGCCAATGAAACCGGGGTGGCCGTGTCCGACTTGCCGATCACCCCGGCGCAGGTTGCGGCGGTGTTGAAGCTGGTCGACGACGGAAAGTTGTCCACCAAGCTGGCCCGTCAGGTGGTCGAGGGTGTGCTGGCAGGCGAGGGCGAACCCGAACAGGTGATGAACGATCGCGGTTTGGCGCTGGTCCGTGACGATTCGCTGATCCAGGCCGCCGTCGACGAGGCGTTGGCGGCCAATCCCGGTATCGCGGAGAAGATCCGCGGTGGCAAGGTTCAGGCCGCGGGTGCGGTCGTGGGTGCGGTGATGAAGGCGACCAAGGGTTCGGCCGACGCTGCCCGCGTGCGGGAATTGGTGCTGGCGGCCTGCGGCCAGGGATAG
- a CDS encoding ATP-dependent 6-phosphofructokinase, whose product MRIGILTGGGDCPGLNAVIRAVVRTCDVRYGSTVVGFQDGWRGLLEDRRVQLKNDDRNDRLLAKGGTMLGTARVNPDELRAGLPQIKQTLEDNGIDVLIPIGGEGTLTAAHWLSEENVPVVGVPKTIDNDIDCTDVTFGHDTALQVATEAIDRLHSTAESHQRVMLVEVMGRHAGWIALNAGMASGAHMTLIPEHPFDVEEVCRLIKQRFVRGDSHFICVVAEGARPAEGSMELRDGGIDEFGHIRFTGVAHQLGVEIEKRIKKEVRTTVLGHVQRGGTPTAYDRVLATLFGVNAADAAHAGEYGMMVSLRGEDIGRVPLADATRRLKLVSQSRYDDAAEFFG is encoded by the coding sequence ATGCGTATCGGAATCCTGACCGGCGGTGGCGACTGCCCTGGTCTGAACGCGGTGATCCGTGCGGTGGTACGTACCTGTGATGTGCGGTACGGCTCGACGGTTGTCGGCTTCCAGGACGGCTGGCGAGGTCTGCTGGAAGACCGGCGGGTCCAGCTCAAGAACGACGACCGCAACGATCGGTTGCTCGCCAAAGGCGGCACCATGCTGGGCACCGCGCGGGTGAATCCCGACGAATTGCGGGCCGGGCTACCCCAGATCAAGCAGACGTTGGAGGACAACGGCATCGATGTGCTGATCCCCATCGGCGGGGAAGGCACGCTGACCGCGGCGCACTGGCTGTCCGAGGAGAACGTCCCGGTGGTGGGCGTGCCCAAGACCATCGACAACGACATCGATTGCACCGACGTCACTTTCGGCCACGACACGGCGCTGCAGGTTGCCACCGAGGCCATCGACCGCCTGCACAGCACTGCCGAATCTCATCAACGGGTGATGCTCGTCGAGGTGATGGGTCGCCACGCAGGGTGGATCGCCCTCAACGCCGGCATGGCCTCCGGCGCGCACATGACGCTGATTCCCGAGCATCCGTTCGACGTCGAAGAGGTCTGCCGGTTGATCAAACAGCGCTTCGTGCGCGGTGATTCGCATTTCATCTGCGTCGTCGCCGAGGGCGCCAGGCCCGCTGAGGGGTCGATGGAACTGCGCGACGGCGGTATCGACGAGTTCGGCCATATCCGGTTCACCGGCGTCGCCCACCAACTCGGCGTGGAGATCGAGAAGCGGATCAAGAAGGAAGTGCGCACCACGGTGCTCGGTCACGTGCAGCGCGGCGGAACGCCGACGGCCTACGACCGGGTGCTGGCCACCCTGTTCGGCGTCAATGCCGCCGACGCCGCGCATGCCGGCGAGTACGGGATGATGGTGTCGCTGCGGGGCGAGGACATCGGCCGGGTGCCATTGGCCGACGCCACCCGCCGACTCAAGCTGGTGTCCCAGAGCCGTTACGACGACGCGGCCGAGTTCTTCGGCTGA
- the gatA gene encoding Asp-tRNA(Asn)/Glu-tRNA(Gln) amidotransferase subunit GatA: MTDLTRCDAVTLGAQIAAGEVTSTEVTQAHLDQIAATDERFHAFLYVGAEQALAAAAAVDRKVAAGESLASPLTGVPLALKDVFTTNDAPTTAGSKILEGWRSPYDATVTTKLRAAGIPILGKTNMDEFAMGSSTENSAYGPTRNPWDTDRVPGGSGGGSAAALAAYQAPLAIGTDTGGSIRQPAALTATVGVKPTYGTVSRYGLIACASSLDQGGPCARTVLDTALLHEVIAGYDPRDSTSIDVPVPDVVGAARAGAQGDLKGVRVGVIKQLRGEGYQPGVLASFNAAVEQITALGAEVTEVDCPNFDHAMAAYYLILPSEVSSNLARFDAMRYGLRVGDDGTHSAEEVMALTRAAGFGPEVKRRIMIGTYALSAGYYDAYYNQAQRVRTLIARDLERAYESVDVLVSPTTPTTAFALGEKVDDPLAMYLFDLCTLPLNLAGHCGMSVPSGLSPDDGLPVGLQIMAPALADDRLYRVGAAYEAARGPIAGALQVSPNSDLGAVSALAQQAPGQPGKIEHMRTRGADE, encoded by the coding sequence ATGACCGATCTCACACGCTGTGACGCAGTGACCCTCGGCGCCCAGATCGCCGCCGGCGAGGTCACCTCCACCGAGGTCACCCAGGCACACCTGGACCAGATCGCCGCCACCGATGAGCGCTTCCACGCGTTCCTGTACGTCGGCGCCGAGCAGGCGCTGGCCGCAGCGGCCGCCGTCGACCGTAAGGTCGCCGCGGGCGAATCGCTGGCCTCGCCGCTGACCGGTGTGCCGCTCGCGCTCAAGGACGTCTTCACCACCAACGATGCGCCGACCACGGCCGGGTCGAAGATCCTGGAGGGCTGGCGCTCACCGTACGACGCGACGGTGACCACCAAGCTGCGGGCGGCCGGTATCCCGATCCTCGGCAAGACCAACATGGACGAGTTCGCCATGGGCAGCTCGACCGAGAACTCCGCGTACGGCCCGACCCGCAACCCCTGGGATACCGACCGGGTGCCGGGCGGCTCCGGCGGTGGCAGCGCCGCGGCACTGGCCGCATACCAAGCGCCGTTGGCCATCGGTACCGACACCGGCGGGTCGATCCGCCAGCCCGCCGCGCTCACAGCCACCGTCGGCGTCAAGCCCACGTACGGCACGGTCAGCCGCTACGGACTGATCGCGTGCGCGTCGTCGCTGGACCAGGGTGGTCCGTGCGCCCGCACCGTGCTCGACACCGCGCTGCTACATGAGGTCATCGCCGGCTACGACCCGCGGGATTCCACGTCGATCGACGTCCCGGTGCCCGATGTGGTGGGTGCGGCCAGGGCCGGCGCACAGGGCGACCTCAAGGGTGTTCGGGTCGGTGTGATCAAGCAGCTGCGTGGTGAGGGCTATCAACCCGGTGTGCTCGCGTCGTTCAACGCCGCGGTCGAGCAGATCACTGCGCTCGGTGCGGAGGTCACCGAGGTGGACTGCCCGAACTTCGACCATGCAATGGCGGCCTACTACCTGATTCTGCCCTCCGAGGTGTCCAGCAACCTGGCGCGCTTCGACGCCATGCGATATGGCCTGCGGGTCGGCGACGACGGCACGCACAGCGCCGAAGAGGTCATGGCGCTGACCCGGGCCGCCGGCTTCGGTCCGGAAGTCAAGCGCCGCATCATGATTGGCACCTATGCGTTGTCGGCCGGGTATTACGACGCGTACTACAACCAGGCCCAGAGGGTCCGGACGTTGATCGCCCGCGACCTGGAACGCGCTTACGAAAGCGTCGACGTGCTGGTCTCGCCGACGACCCCGACCACCGCGTTCGCGCTGGGGGAGAAGGTCGACGATCCACTGGCCATGTACCTGTTCGATCTGTGCACCTTGCCGCTGAACCTGGCTGGGCACTGCGGCATGTCGGTTCCGTCAGGGCTCTCGCCCGACGACGGCCTGCCGGTCGGACTGCAGATCATGGCCCCGGCACTGGCCGATGACCGGCTCTACCGGGTCGGCGCCGCCTACGAAGCGGCTCGCGGCCCGATTGCGGGCGCACTTCAGGTGTCGCCGAACAGCGATCTGGGTGCAGTTTCGGCGCTCGCCCAGCAGGCACCTGGCCAGCCGGGCAAGATAGAGCACATGCGCACACGAGGAGCAGATGAGTAG
- the gatC gene encoding Asp-tRNA(Asn)/Glu-tRNA(Gln) amidotransferase subunit GatC, with protein MSQISRDEVAHLAHLARLALTDDELDSFAGQLDAILGHVGRIQSVDVTGVEATDNPLKDVNVTRPDVVAPCLTQDEALAAAPRAEDGRFAVPRILGEPE; from the coding sequence GTGTCGCAGATCTCCCGAGACGAGGTTGCCCACCTGGCGCATCTGGCCCGGTTGGCGCTGACCGATGACGAGTTGGACAGTTTCGCCGGCCAACTCGACGCCATCCTTGGCCACGTCGGCCGGATCCAGTCCGTCGACGTCACCGGCGTCGAAGCCACCGACAACCCACTCAAAGACGTCAACGTCACACGGCCCGACGTCGTCGCGCCGTGCCTGACCCAGGACGAGGCGCTGGCCGCGGCGCCCAGGGCGGAGGACGGGCGGTTCGCGGTGCCGCGGATCCTGGGGGAACCCGAATGA
- a CDS encoding amino acid-binding protein: MPSYLLRVQLEDRPGRLGSLAVALGSVGADILSLDVVERSAGFAIDDLVVELPAGSMPDALITAAENLTGVYVDSIRPHTGLLEAHRELELIDHVAAATGRAARLQVLAEEAAPVLRVGWCTVLRATATGVERLAGSHGAPETHLPSAPWLPLEHAEMLNGTADWVPQLWRDMDTTLAAAPLGDHNTAVLLGRPGGPGFRPSEVARLGYLAGIVGTILR; encoded by the coding sequence GTGCCTTCCTATCTGCTGCGGGTCCAGCTGGAGGACCGTCCAGGCCGTCTCGGTTCACTGGCGGTCGCGCTGGGGTCCGTAGGTGCCGATATCTTGTCGCTCGACGTCGTCGAGCGCAGTGCGGGATTCGCGATTGACGATCTGGTGGTCGAGCTGCCCGCCGGGTCCATGCCCGACGCCCTGATCACCGCCGCCGAGAACTTGACCGGCGTCTACGTCGACAGCATCCGGCCGCACACCGGCCTACTGGAAGCGCACCGAGAGCTCGAACTGATCGACCACGTAGCGGCCGCCACAGGACGCGCCGCCCGGCTCCAGGTCCTCGCCGAGGAGGCCGCCCCGGTGCTGCGGGTCGGCTGGTGCACGGTGCTGCGGGCGACCGCAACCGGCGTCGAGCGACTCGCCGGCAGTCACGGCGCACCCGAAACCCATCTCCCGTCCGCGCCCTGGCTGCCGCTGGAACATGCCGAGATGCTGAACGGCACCGCGGACTGGGTGCCACAGCTGTGGCGGGACATGGATACCACCCTGGCCGCCGCACCGTTGGGCGACCACAACACCGCGGTACTGCTGGGGCGCCCCGGCGGCCCGGGCTTCCGGCCGTCAGAGGTCGCCCGGCTGGGCTACCTGGCCGGGATCGTGGGGACGATTCTGCGGTGA
- the ligA gene encoding NAD-dependent DNA ligase LigA: protein MTSSDTEDADLRRRWQELADEVREHQFRYYIRDAPVISDAEFDAMFRELQALEDAHPELRTPDSPTQLVGGAGFATDFTPAEHLERMLSLDNVFDSDELSAWAARISGEIGDAAHYLCELKIDGVALALVYRDGRLVRAATRGDGRTGEDVTLNARTIEDIPERLTPSDEFPVPAVLEVRGEVFFRVADFEDLNAGLVAEGKPPFANPRNSAAGSLRQKNPAVTARRKLRMICHGLGHIEGTAGFPFKTLHDAYRALGQWGLPVSIHTTKVSGVAAVAERISYWGEHRHEVDHEIDGVVVKVDEVALQRRLGATSRAPRWAVAYKYPPEEATTKLLDIRVSIGRTGRVTPFAYMEPVKVAGSTVGLATLHNATEVKRKGVLIGDTVVIRKAGDVIPEVLGPVVDLRDGSEREFVMPTHCPECGTRLAPAKEGDADIRCPNTRSCPAQLRERVFHVAGRGAFDIEGLGYEAATALLAAGVITDEGDLFTLTADDLLRTELFTTKAGELSANGKRLLANLGKAKAQPLWRVLVALSIRHVGPTAARALATEFGSLDAIVAASEEQLAAVEGVGPTIAAAVVEWFAVDWHRAIVDKWRAAGVRMADERDASVERTLEGLSIVVTGSLPGFSRDEAKEAIIARGGKAVGSVSKKTAYVVAGDAPGSKYDKAVELGVPIVDEDGFRKLLAEGPAPEDGAE, encoded by the coding sequence GTGACCTCGAGCGACACTGAAGACGCTGACCTGCGACGACGTTGGCAGGAGCTGGCCGACGAGGTACGTGAACACCAGTTCCGCTACTACATCAGGGACGCGCCGGTGATCTCCGACGCGGAGTTCGACGCGATGTTTCGCGAGCTGCAGGCGCTCGAGGACGCCCACCCCGAGCTGCGGACCCCAGATTCACCGACCCAGCTGGTCGGCGGGGCGGGCTTCGCCACCGACTTCACGCCCGCCGAGCATCTGGAGCGCATGTTGTCGCTGGACAACGTGTTCGATTCCGACGAGTTGTCGGCATGGGCGGCCCGGATCAGTGGTGAGATCGGTGATGCCGCGCATTATTTGTGCGAGTTGAAGATCGACGGAGTGGCACTGGCGCTGGTCTACCGCGACGGACGACTGGTCCGGGCCGCCACTCGCGGTGACGGGCGCACCGGCGAGGACGTCACCCTCAACGCACGCACCATCGAAGACATCCCCGAGCGGCTCACACCTTCCGATGAGTTCCCGGTGCCCGCGGTGCTCGAAGTGCGTGGCGAAGTGTTCTTCCGGGTCGCCGACTTCGAAGATCTCAACGCCGGGCTGGTCGCCGAGGGCAAGCCGCCTTTCGCCAACCCGCGCAACAGTGCGGCGGGCTCGCTGCGGCAGAAGAATCCGGCGGTGACCGCGCGGCGCAAACTGCGGATGATCTGCCACGGTCTGGGTCATATAGAAGGCACTGCGGGCTTCCCGTTCAAGACGCTGCATGACGCGTACCGCGCCCTGGGGCAATGGGGATTACCGGTCTCGATTCACACCACCAAGGTTTCCGGCGTCGCCGCGGTCGCCGAGCGCATCTCCTACTGGGGGGAACACCGGCACGAGGTCGATCACGAAATCGACGGTGTGGTGGTCAAAGTCGACGAGGTGGCGCTGCAACGCAGGCTCGGCGCGACGTCGCGTGCTCCGCGCTGGGCCGTGGCCTACAAATACCCGCCCGAGGAAGCCACGACCAAGCTGCTCGACATCAGGGTCAGTATCGGCCGCACCGGCCGGGTCACGCCGTTTGCCTACATGGAGCCGGTCAAGGTGGCCGGTTCGACGGTCGGCCTGGCGACCCTGCACAACGCCACCGAGGTCAAGCGCAAGGGCGTGCTGATCGGCGACACCGTCGTCATCCGCAAGGCCGGCGACGTCATTCCTGAGGTGCTCGGCCCGGTCGTCGACCTGCGGGACGGGTCCGAGCGTGAGTTCGTCATGCCCACACACTGTCCCGAATGCGGCACCCGCCTGGCGCCGGCCAAGGAGGGCGACGCCGACATCCGTTGTCCGAACACCCGTAGTTGCCCGGCGCAGCTGCGGGAACGGGTGTTTCATGTCGCGGGCCGTGGCGCGTTCGACATCGAGGGGCTGGGATACGAGGCCGCGACGGCGTTGCTGGCGGCCGGGGTGATCACCGACGAGGGCGATCTGTTCACCCTGACCGCCGACGATCTGCTGCGCACCGAACTGTTCACCACCAAGGCCGGCGAATTGTCCGCGAACGGTAAACGCCTGCTGGCCAATCTCGGCAAGGCCAAGGCCCAGCCGCTGTGGCGGGTGTTGGTGGCGCTGTCCATTCGTCACGTCGGGCCGACCGCGGCGCGAGCGCTGGCCACCGAGTTCGGCAGCCTGGACGCCATCGTCGCGGCGTCAGAGGAACAACTCGCCGCGGTCGAAGGCGTCGGGCCCACCATTGCCGCGGCGGTGGTGGAGTGGTTCGCCGTCGACTGGCACCGCGCGATCGTCGACAAGTGGCGTGCAGCCGGGGTACGAATGGCCGACGAGCGCGACGCCAGTGTCGAGCGCACGCTGGAAGGCCTGTCGATTGTGGTCACCGGTTCGTTGCCCGGGTTCTCCCGCGACGAGGCCAAGGAGGCCATCATCGCCCGCGGCGGCAAAGCCGTGGGTTCGGTGTCGAAGAAGACGGCCTACGTCGTCGCCGGGGACGCACCTGGATCGAAATACGACAAGGCGGTCGAACTCGGTGTTCCGATCGTCGACGAGGACGGATTCCGGAAGTTGCTCGCGGAAGGGCCCGCACCTGAAGACGGTGCGGAGTAG